DNA from Hyalangium minutum:
CTGCCCCGCTGTGCTCGAAGCGGGCCGTGTCACTGCCCGGCCGATGCAGCGGATGCGGATCCGACGAGTGCTTCACCACACCCACGCGCAGACCCTGAGCCCGCAGCTCGGGCACGAGCCGCTCCACCAGCGTCGTCTTCCCCGCGCCGGACCAGCCGATGACGCTCAGCGCGGGAGGCGCCTTCATCCTTCCACCGCCACGTACCGAGGCCGGTCGAACAGCTCCATCTCCACCTCATCGCCCTCGGAGAAGTCGGCGCGGCCGGGAGGCAGAACCACGAGCCCTTCCGCGTCCACGTTCTGGAAAATCTGTCCCGAGCCCTGCGGCCGCATCTGGGCCCAGGGCCGTCCGCCGTCCTCGCGGTGCTCCACCGTGGCGGTGATGAGGTACGCCAGGCCCGCCTGCTTGTGCCGGGCCTCCGAGAGCCGTGCACGCAGCCGCCGTCGCTCCTCATGCACGCCCTGGAAGCGCAGCAGCAGCGGACGGCCAAACTGATCAAACGCGGTGGTGGCCGCACCGGGATTGCCGGGAAGCACCACCACCGCCAGCGCTCCCAGCCGAGCGACCGCCACGGGCTTGCCGGGCTTGAAGGCCACCCCATCCACGAGGAACTGGGCGCCCAGCCCGGAGAGCACGCGCTTGACGTGGTCCTTGTCTCCCACGGAGGCGCCGCCCGTGGTGATGAGCACATCCACCCGCTGTGACAGCGCCGACAGGGTGGTGCGCAGCTCCGCCTCGTCATCGCGGGAGCGCTCGGTGGCGACCACCTCGGCACCGGCCTCGCGGGCCAGCGCGGCGATGAGGTGGAGGTTGCTCTCGTAGACCTGATGCGGCAGCGCGGGCAGGCCCGGAGGGACCAGCTCATCTCCCGTCGCGAGCACGGCCACCCGAGGCGCTCGGCGCACGAGCGCGGTGGTGGCCCCCATGGACGCGAGCACGCCCAGCACATGCGCATCCACGCGCTGTCCGGCGGCGAAGAGGGGCGTGCCCTCGAGAACTTCCTCACCCGTGAGCCGGATGTCCTTGCCAGGCGAGACGGTGATGAAGAGAGAGACCCAGCCATCCCCCTCGGCCCGGGCGGCCTCCTGGCGGACGACGGCATCCGCGCCCGCAGGGATGGGCGCCCCGGTGAAGATGCGCGCGGCCTCTCCCGGCTGGAGAGCGCGAGAGGGCAGGGTCCCGGCATACACGGTGTCGACGATGCGCAGGCGCGCGGGGCGATCCCGCGTGGCGCCGAGGGTTTCCTCCGCGCGCACGGCCCACCCATCCATGGCGGAGGTGTCGCACCCAGGCAGTGAGCGCGCGGCCTGTACCGCCGCCGCGAGGAAGCGGCCATGGGCCAGGAGCAAGGGCAGAGGCTCGGGCGGCACCGGGGTGACGGCACCGAGTGCGGCTTGCCGCGCTGGGATGAGAGGAGTGAGCGCCATGGAAGTCCCGCTGAAGCCCCCAGCCTCTCCCAAAACCCCAGAGGGAGAAACTTCCACGAGCACCCCTGCGTCGGGTGGACAACCCGGTTCTCCACAGCCGGTGCGTGGCGGAGAGGCCCGGAGTACGGCAGGGACCCGCGCCTCCTCTGGTAGCCTGAGCCCCCGCCGCGTACCCCGCGTGGCGCTGGCGGACCCATGGCGCTCTTCCCAGACGTGACGCTGGCGGTGGTGGCGGGAGGCCAGGGCCGGAGGCTCTCAGGCGTGCCCAAGGGGCTGCTGCGCGTTGGGGACAGGACGGTGCTGGACCGGCTGCTCACGCTGGCGCCCCTGTTCGCGGAGGTGCTGCTGGTCGCGAACGTGCCCGAGCCCTATGCCCGCTTCGGGCTGCGCACCGTCCCGGACGCCGTGCCGGGCAAGGGGGCTCCAGGCGGAGTCCACGCGGCGCTCGCGGCAGCGAGAACAGAGTGGGTGCTGGCGGTGGCGTGCGACATGCCCTTCGTGAGCCCCGAGGCCGTGCGCGTGCTCCTGGAGGCCCGAGCCCCCGAAGCCGGCGCCGTCTGCTTCACCGTGGAAGGCCGCGTGGAGCCACTGCTCGCCGTCTACCGAAGCTCTCTCGCGGACCCATGGGGTGAGCACCTTCAGCAAGGAGACCCGTCGCTGCGAGAGCTCCTCTCCCACGCCCGCGCGAGGCTGTTGCCGGAGGAGGCGCTCCGGGCGGTGGACGCGGAGCTGCGCTCCCTGGTGAACGTGAACACACCCGAGGACCTGCTCCGCCACGGCCTCACGCGGCCCTGAGCCCGCTCAGCGGCAGTGCAGGTTCACGGTGGAGAAGAGCTCGCTGATCTCGAACGGCTTCTTGAGGATGCCCTGGGTGCCCGGCAGCGGCGCCCGCCCGCTGGCCGTGACGATGATGATGGGGATGTCGCTCTGCGCCGGGTCCTGGCGCACGTGCCGCAGGAAGTCCTCGCCGTTCATCACCGGCATCATCAAGTCCAACAGGACCAGACACGGCGGCCCTATCTGGCTCAGTACCTCGAGCCCCTCTTGTCCGTTGGAGGCGACGGCGACCTCGAAGCCCTCTCCCTCGAGGAGCTCCGCCATGGCCGCACGAATGTCCTCGTCATCCTCGACGATCAGGACGCTGCCTCTCTGTCGAGTCGTGCTCACCAGGAGGATTGTAGGCAAGCCCGTGCCAGGAGACAGAGTTCGCGAACAGGCTCTGTCGGATTCCAACGCGCGCGCGCTTCGACACCTTTGTCCGGTACAGTGCCAGCCAGGGGACGGTAGCCAGCCGGAGCGGATCTTTCCATGAGCGAGGGAAGCTTTGCCGATGCCTCCACCATCGGCATCAAGAAGCGGAACAGCAGCGAGCCGGTGGCCCGGCTGGTTCCGGCGCTGACCCTCGTCTCCCACCCCATGGCCCACCGGGTGGGCGAGCGGCTGCTGATGGAGGGCGTGCTGTCGGGCCGGCCCGTGGAGCTGTCCCGGAATGCGCCGGACTTCCAGCGCCCGGACGCGGTGCTCGGCACGCCCCTGGCGGATCCGTTCCTGAGCCGCAAGCCGGTGGTGTTCTCGCAGGGCTCCGGGGGCGGCGTCCGGCTGGCGCCTGGGGATGGCATCAAGGTGGCGCTGGCGGGCGAGCCGCTGCGCGAGCCGTGGGAGTTCTCGCCCGAGGAGCTGTCGGTAGGCGTGGTGCTCGAGCTGGCCGAGCGCGTGGTGGTGCTGCTGCACTGGGCGGACCCTTCCACGCGCACGGCGGTGGATGCGCTGGGCATGGTGGGCACCAGCGCGGGCATCGAGCAGGTGCGCCACCACATTGAACAGGTGGCGGACCTGAACGTGCCGGTGCTCGTGCGCGGGGAGACGGGCTCGGGCAAGGAGCTGATCGCCCGAGGCATCCACCAGCGCAGCCAGCGCCGCGACCAGGCCTTCGTGAGCGTGAACATGGGCGCCATTCCCAAGGAGCTGGCGCCCGCGGAGCTGTTCGGCGCGACGAAGGGCGCCTTCACGGGCTCGGTGAAGGACCGCGAGGGCTTCTTCGGGGCCGCGCATGACGGCTCGCTCTTCCTGGACGAGGTGGGCGAGGCGCCGCCCGAGGTGCAGGTCATGCTGCTCCGGGTGCTGGAGACGGGCGAAATCTTCCCAGTGGGCGAGCGCACGCCGGTGAAGGTGGACGTGCGGCTCATCGCGGCGACGGACGCGCAGCTGGAGCAGCAAATCCAGGACGGGCGCTTCAAGGCGCCGCTGCTGCACCGCCTTGCGGGCTACGAGATTCGCGTGCCTCCACTGCGGGAGCGGCGCGAGGACATTGGCCTGCTCTTCCACCACTTCGCGCGCGAGGAGCTGGAGGCCATTGGCGAGGCGTGGCGGCTGAAGCCGGAGGACGCCTCCACCGAGCCCTGGCTGCCCGCGCCGCTGGCCTCGCGGCTGGTGCGCTTCGGGTGGCCCGGCAACATCCGCCAGCTTCGCAACATCACGCGCCAGCTCATCATCGGCAGCCGGGGGCACCCCCGGCTGCGGCTGGACCCCCGGCTGGAGAAGGAGCTGGATTCGTCCCTGCAGCCCCGGCCTGGGCGCCCTGTCGCGCCCGCGGCGCCAGACGTGCGAGTGGAGGCGAAGCCTCCCACCGCCGCCGCGAAGCCGCCGGCCGAGCCCAAGTCCTCCGCCGCCCGCCGCAAGGCCTCGGACATCTCCGAGACGGAGCTGCTCGCCGCGCTCCGGGGGTGCGCGTGGGATTTGAAGGCCGCCGCGGACCGGCTCGGCGTTCCCCGCTCCTCCATCTATGACTTGATCGACAAGAGCCCCCACATCCGCACCGCCGGAGACTTGTCCGTGGAGGAAATCACCCGCTGCTTTCAGGAGTGCACGGGGGACCTGGACGCCATGGCGCAGCGCCTCGAGGTCTCCAAGCGGGCCCTGGGCCGCCGCATCAAAGAGCTGGGGCTCGGCTCGGGCGAGAGCTGATCCACCGGGTCGCCGCTGTGTCGGACGCCCGTCCGACGTGTCGGGCAGGCCGTCCGACGTGTCGAACGGCGCGAGAAGGGCCCTGTTTTATACCAGACAACCCTGACAGAGCGGCAAAAAAGGCCGTACTTCCGGGTATTTGGGCGTGGCACCGCGATTGCTGTAGCCTGCCGCACACAATCTCTAACGGCAGGGGGAAGCACCATGGCGGACAAGAACGACAACACGACGCAGACGGGTGACACGAGCGGCTCGGGCACCACCACCTCGAGTGCGGGTGGCACGAGCAAGGGCGGCGAGGTTCCTGTCGTTCCGGGCTAGGGCTTCCAGCGCCGGTTCACGCGGGAGGACTCGCGCGGCCGGCGCCTGCTGAAGGTTGCAGTCAGGCAGTCATTGGTTGGAAGCGTGCTCTGCACGCAGCCTCAGCGCCTCTGGGTGCTTGGGGCAGGACTTGAGCACTTCTTCCACCAAGGCGAGGCCGCGTTCCAGCTGGGGGGCTGGGACGCGGCCCGCTTTCTTTTCCGCCAAGGCCCACGCGAGGTGCAGTGAGGCGGACGCCAGGCGCGTGTCGTGCTGCGAGGGATCCAACTGCAGGGCCTGCTCGAAGTCCTTGGCCGCCTCCGCGAAGTCTTCCACTCGGGACTGAGCCTTTCGCGCCTTCCACTGCAACTGCAGCGCGTGGGTTTCTCCCAGGTAGCCCCAGGCCTCGGAGGCCCGGGGGTTGTGGCGCAGCGCCTCGCGCAGCTCCCTCTCGGAGCGCTGCAGGGTGGCGCTCGGGTCGCGGCCCCGCGCCAGCTCGTACTCCGCCAGCGTCCGCAGCGCCCTGCCCAGGTTCGTCCGGGGGAGGAAGTCACCCGGGGATTGCTGGAGCGCCTTCTCGAAGGAGGCCACCGCCTCGCGCACGTTGGGGGCAGGGTCCTCGCCGCGGGCGCCTCGGTACAGGGCGCGCAGGGCGTGCACCTGGCCCAGGTTGTTGTAGCTGTGGGCCTGCTTGCGGGCCAGCTCCAGGGCTCGCTCGAAGGCGGCCTGGGCCTCGTCGAGCAGCGGCAGCGGATCCCCTCCGTGCTTCAAGCGCTGCTCGGCCTGGTTGAGCAGCACCGTGCCCACGCCGGACTGCAGGTGCTGGCTGCGCCCGTTGACGGTGAGCCCCCGCTGATAGATTTCCAGCGCTTGCGCCAACAGGGTCTGCGAATCATCCAAGCACTGGTGCCGGTCCGCCAGCTGCTCCAGGGCGTCTCCGGCGTTGAAGTACGTGACCCAGTTCTTGGGGTTGAGCTCGATGGCCCGGCGGCTCGCCTCCCAGGATTGCTTGAGGTCCTCTTCGGGGCGTGAGGGCGTGCCCTGCGTGCCTTCGGGGCTGTCTGCGGGCTGCAAGGCCCGGTTGAGGTAGGCCCGGCCCAGGTTGGTCCACGCATCCGCCAGCCGCGGATCCAGCCGCGTGGCTTGCTGGAGCGCCTCGATGGCCTGGTTGCGGTGCGCGTCCGCGCGGATGCCGACGTCGTCCTCGCAGGCGCTCCAGAGCGAGAAGATGGAGCCCAGGATGGTGTGGAATTCGTAG
Protein-coding regions in this window:
- a CDS encoding response regulator yields the protein MSTTRQRGSVLIVEDDEDIRAAMAELLEGEGFEVAVASNGQEGLEVLSQIGPPCLVLLDLMMPVMNGEDFLRHVRQDPAQSDIPIIIVTASGRAPLPGTQGILKKPFEISELFSTVNLHCR
- the glp gene encoding gephyrin-like molybdotransferase Glp; translation: MALTPLIPARQAALGAVTPVPPEPLPLLLAHGRFLAAAVQAARSLPGCDTSAMDGWAVRAEETLGATRDRPARLRIVDTVYAGTLPSRALQPGEAARIFTGAPIPAGADAVVRQEAARAEGDGWVSLFITVSPGKDIRLTGEEVLEGTPLFAAGQRVDAHVLGVLASMGATTALVRRAPRVAVLATGDELVPPGLPALPHQVYESNLHLIAALAREAGAEVVATERSRDDEAELRTTLSALSQRVDVLITTGGASVGDKDHVKRVLSGLGAQFLVDGVAFKPGKPVAVARLGALAVVVLPGNPGAATTAFDQFGRPLLLRFQGVHEERRRLRARLSEARHKQAGLAYLITATVEHREDGGRPWAQMRPQGSGQIFQNVDAEGLVVLPPGRADFSEGDEVEMELFDRPRYVAVEG
- a CDS encoding sigma 54-interacting transcriptional regulator, which gives rise to MSEGSFADASTIGIKKRNSSEPVARLVPALTLVSHPMAHRVGERLLMEGVLSGRPVELSRNAPDFQRPDAVLGTPLADPFLSRKPVVFSQGSGGGVRLAPGDGIKVALAGEPLREPWEFSPEELSVGVVLELAERVVVLLHWADPSTRTAVDALGMVGTSAGIEQVRHHIEQVADLNVPVLVRGETGSGKELIARGIHQRSQRRDQAFVSVNMGAIPKELAPAELFGATKGAFTGSVKDREGFFGAAHDGSLFLDEVGEAPPEVQVMLLRVLETGEIFPVGERTPVKVDVRLIAATDAQLEQQIQDGRFKAPLLHRLAGYEIRVPPLRERREDIGLLFHHFAREELEAIGEAWRLKPEDASTEPWLPAPLASRLVRFGWPGNIRQLRNITRQLIIGSRGHPRLRLDPRLEKELDSSLQPRPGRPVAPAAPDVRVEAKPPTAAAKPPAEPKSSAARRKASDISETELLAALRGCAWDLKAAADRLGVPRSSIYDLIDKSPHIRTAGDLSVEEITRCFQECTGDLDAMAQRLEVSKRALGRRIKELGLGSGES
- the mobA gene encoding molybdenum cofactor guanylyltransferase, coding for MALFPDVTLAVVAGGQGRRLSGVPKGLLRVGDRTVLDRLLTLAPLFAEVLLVANVPEPYARFGLRTVPDAVPGKGAPGGVHAALAAARTEWVLAVACDMPFVSPEAVRVLLEARAPEAGAVCFTVEGRVEPLLAVYRSSLADPWGEHLQQGDPSLRELLSHARARLLPEEALRAVDAELRSLVNVNTPEDLLRHGLTRP